In one Dermacentor variabilis isolate Ectoservices chromosome 4, ASM5094787v1, whole genome shotgun sequence genomic region, the following are encoded:
- the LOC142579540 gene encoding flavin-containing monooxygenase 5-like has translation MAPSVEAQASSGPCESLPPLVVVIGAGSSGLPTVKSCLEEGLRVVCLERTGGVGGLWRYTDEPVEGCGSVARNTMLNSSKEFSAYSDFPPHADSPNFMHHSGMLEYLTRYSKHFDLDSHIRFNHVVESVRRTSADGVDKTDGVGDSGERRWTVSGRNATTGEDFTLHADAVVVCSGHHAVPKWPDLPGLRDTFRGRVVHAHEYRRASMFEDRRVLVVGMGNSGGDIAVELSYVCPQVYMSTRRGTWVAPRLAPGGLPMDVTMCTRALNTARSLLPFDLGARAFERVLNGHFDHKMYGLKPAHHAVNQQPFVNDVLPSRILTGTVQIRGSVTQLGPDYAEFRDGSRAVVDDVIVATGYSKHYPFLPPELAPYVREERVELYKFIFPVGEPSVAFVGLVEPIGGFWPVAEMQARYVARVLAGKLPLPDAERQRKEAARRASALAIDSARYAAQVHWIAYMDELASLLGVKPNLSRLAITDPVLYRRCVFGPCLPYQFRLEGPNSWEGARQAILDFPDRVASVLTPLTAPEDTRLRRATAGAIDVVATCTVMIVIAYVLSLAI, from the exons ATGGCACCCAGCGTGGAAGCGCAAGCTTCGAGCGGGCCCTGCGAGTCCCTCCCGCCGCTCGTGGTGGTGATCGGCGCCGGGAGCAGCGGCCTGCCCACCGTCAAGTCGTGCCTCGAAGAAGGGCTCCGCGTCGTCTGCCTGGAGCGCACGGGCGGCGTGGGCGGCCTGTGGCGCTACACCGACGAGCCCGTGGAAGGGTGCGGCAGCGTGGCGCGCAACACGATGCTCAACAGCTCCAAGGAGTTCTCGGCCTACAGCGACTTCCCGCCGCACGCAGACAGCCCGAATTTCATGCACCACTCCGGCATGCTGGAATACCTCAC GCGATACAGCAAGCACTTCGACCTGGATTCGCACATCCGTTTCAACCACGTGGTGGAGTCCGTGCGGAGAACGTCGGCGGATGGAGTCGACAAGACTGACGGCGTTGGCGATAGCGGAGAGCGTCGCTGGACAGTGTCCGGCCGGAACGCGACCACGGGTGAGGACTTCACGCTCCACGCTGACGCCGTGGTCGTGTGCAGCGGCCACCACGCGGTGCCCAAGTGGCCCGATCTGCCGGGCCTCCGAGACACGTTCCGCGGCCGCGTCGTGCACGCGCACGAATACCGGAGGGCGTCCATGTTCGAGGACCGCCGCGTCCTGGTGGTGGGCATGGGAAACTCTGGCGGGGACATCGCCGTCGAGCTGAGCTACGTCTGCCCGCAG GTGTACATGAGCACTCGCCGGGGCACCTGGGTGGCCCCTCGTTTGGCGCCGGGCGGCCTTCCCATGGACGTCACCATGTGCACCAGGGCTCTGAACACtgctcgctcgctgctgccgttCGACCTCGGCGCCCGAGCCTTCGAGCGGGTCCTCAACGGCCACTTCGACCACAAGATGTACGGCCTGAAGCCGGCGCACCACGCCGTGAATCAGCAGCCCTTCGTCAACGACGTCCTCCCTTCCCGGATACTCACCGGAACGGTGCAG ATTCGAGGCAGCGTGACTCAGCTGGGCCCGGATTACGCCGAGTTCCGCGACGGCTCGCGCGCGGTcgtcgacgacgtcatcgtaGCGACGGGATACTCGAAGCACTACCCGTTCCTGCCGCCCGAGTTAGCTCCCTATGTGCGCGAGGAGCGCGTCGAGCTCTACAAGTTCATCTTCCCCGTGGGGGAGCCGAGCGTCGCCTTCGTGGGCCTGGTGGAGCCCATCGGTGGGTTCTGGCCCGTGGCCGAGATGCAAGCACGCTACGTGGCCCGTGTGCTCGCCGGCAAGCTACCGCTACCTGACGCCGAGAGACAGAGGAAAGAGGCGGCACGCAGGGCGTCCGCCTTAGCCATCGACAGCGCACGCTACGCCGCGCAG GTTCACTGGATCGCGTACATGGACGAACTGGCAAGTCTGCTCGGAGTGAAGCCCAACCTGAGCCGTTTGGCGATTACCGACCCGGTGCTCTACCGCCGGTGTGTGTTCGGGCCCTGCCTGCCTTACCAGTTCCGCCTCGAGGGGCCCAACTCGTGGGAAGGTGCTCGCCAGGCCATTCTCGATTTTCCCGATCGTGTCGCCTCCGTGCTGACTCCCCTCACGGCGCCAGAGGACACGCGCCTGCGCAGAGCCACCGCTGGAGCCATCGACGTAGTGGCCACCTGCACTGTCATGATCGTTATAGCTTATGTGCTATCGTTAGCCATATGA